Proteins co-encoded in one Epinephelus moara isolate mb chromosome 11, YSFRI_EMoa_1.0, whole genome shotgun sequence genomic window:
- the cdk8 gene encoding cyclin-dependent kinase 8 codes for MDYDFKVKLTGERERVEDLFEYEGCKVGRGTYGHVYKAKRKDGKDDKDYALKQIEGTGISMSACREIALLRELKHPNVISLQKVFLSHADRKVWLLFDYAEHDLWHIIKFHRASKANKKPLQLPRGMVKSLLYQILDGIHYLHANWVLHRDLKPANILVMGEGPERGRVKIADMGFARLFNSPLKPLADLDPVVVTFWYRAPELLLGARHYTKAIDIWAIGCIFAELLTSEPIFHCRQEDIKTSNPYHHDQLDRIFNVMGFPADKDWEDIKKMPEHSTLMKDFRRNTYTNCSLIKYMEKHKVKPDSKAFHLLQKLLTMDPIRRITSEQAMQDPYFLEEPLPTSDVFAGCQIPYPKREFLTEEEPEDKADKKNQQQQQGNNHTNGAGHTGNPDNSHAQGPPLKKVRVVPPTTTSGGLIMTSDYQRSNPHAAYQNPGPSTSLPQSSMGYSSTSQQPPQYSHQTHRY; via the exons ATGGACTATGATTTTAAGGTGAAGCTGACCGGCGAAAGAGAGCGTGTCGAGGACCTGTTTGAGTACGAAGGATGCAAAGTGGGAAGAGGCACCTACGGTCATGTATACAAGGCGAAGAGAAAAGATGG GAAGGATGATAAGGACTACGCCCTCAAGCAGATTGAAGGCACTGGCATCTCCATGTCAGCCTGCAGAGAGATTGCA CTGCTGCGGGAGCTGAAGCACCCCAATGTCATCTCGCTGCAGAAGGTTTTCCTGTCACATGCAGACCGTAAAGTTTGGCTGCTCTTCGACTACGCCGAACATGATCTCTGG CACATTATTAAGTTCCACAGAGCGTCCAAGGCCAACAAGAAGCCACTTCAGCTGCCGAGAGGAATGGTCAAGTCTCTGCTCTACCAGATCCTGGATGGCATCCATTACCTCCACGCCAACTGGGTCCTCCACAGAGACCTT AAACCAGCTAACATTTTAGTGATGGGGGAAGGGCCGGAGAGGGGTAGAGTAAAGATTG CGGACATGGGGTTTGCCCGTCTCTTCAATTCACCGCTGAAGCCTTTAGCCGATCTCGACCCTGTGGTGGTCACCTTCTGGTACAGAGCACCTGAACTACTGCTGGGGGCTCGGCACTACACCAAAGCCATCG ACATCTGGGCGATTGGCTGCATCTTTGCGGAGCTGCTGACGTCTGAGCCCATATTCCACTGTCGCCAGGAGGACATCAAGACCAGTAACCCTTACCACCACGACCAACTGGACCGCATCTTTAACGTCATGGGTTTCCCTGCTG ATAAAGACTGGGAGGACATCAAAAAGATGCCAGAACACTCCACGCTGATGAAAGACTTTAGAAGGAACAC ATACACAAACTGCAGCCTTATAAAGTACATGGAAAAACATAAAGTCAAACCAGACAGCAAAGCATTCCACTTG CTGCAGAAGCTGCTGACCATGGACCCCATCCGTAGAATCACATCTGAGCAGGCCATGCAGGACCCCTACTTTTTGGAAGAGCCCCTGCCCACCTCTGA tgtgtTTGCAGGCTGCCAGATCCCCTACCCCAAGAGGGAGTTCCTGACAGAGGAAGAGCCGGAGGACAAGGCAGACAAA aaaaaccagcagcagcaacagggaAACAACCACACAAATGGGGCGGGGCACACCGGCAACCCTGACAACAGCCACGCCCAGGGCCCGCCTCTGAAGAAAGTGCGAGTTGTCCCGCCCACCACTACCTCAGGTGGCCTCATCATGACCTCAGACTACCAG CGCTCCAATCCACATGCTGCCTACCAGAACCCTGGACCAAGCACATCACTGCCCCAAAGCAGCATGGGATACTCCTCTACCTCCCAACAGCCGCCCCAGTACTCCCACCAGACCCACCGCTACTGA
- the rnf6 gene encoding E3 ubiquitin-protein ligase RNF6 gives MDPPGGGDERRRQAERLRREEAYYHFINELSEEEYRLMRDGNLLGTPGEVTAEELRQRLDGAKERMSSQPRTEQRLQTADSGEQQGSSSEGEERGAGGRRGAGGTEPGAETSNGDSLLEWLNTFRRTGNATRSGQSGNQTWRAVSRTNPNSGEFRFSLEININHDQPEPGEHNDAADTAELPVTAPNTTSPSIRTASSFSNPRPSTTPRPVPYPTPRPALSRRMQTRRTRSSTTTLSMSPPALPAPVAAPAAAQRRSATLHSLAPPPTVPNPPLDQTTPLQHQALNAEVEQGSDDISPSVDCPRVSPQSGSQAPAVGHESRGSRTRSRGRARRAAAGGGVSSRLSRRSRSPLHRIPVASTTSPSSIGVSGSSIHTVEPGSGTSSVSMETGEAVAEPAALTEPVVETIERESESHVVGAGSSAVRRHPTIMLDLQVRRIRPGENRDRDSIASRTRSRARVAENTVTFESDSGGFRRTISRSERAGIRTYVSTIRIPLRRISETGLGEPNSTALRSILRQIMTGFGELSSLMETEADSETVAPSHTDASVTNSSTSPASRLHTNESEAGQVGTGGVDQERVGLVGTEEDQGGQARLGGGVVSTTEGRATSRDTNNLVENGTLPILRLAHFFLLNDEEDDEHPRGLTKEQIDNLSTRTYGQANLEGEMGRACSVCINEYAQGNKLRRLPCAHEFHIHCIDRWLSENNTCPICRQPILAVHHD, from the exons ATGGACCCTCCTGGTGGGGGAGACGAACGGCGGAGGCAGGCAGAGCGTCTTCGTCGGGAGGAGGCATACTATCACTTCATTAATGAATTGAGTGAAGAGGAGTACCGCCTAATGAGAGATGGCAACCTGCTTGGCACCCCTG GGGAGGTGACAGCTGAGGAGCTTCGGCAGCGTCTTGATGGAGCAAAAGAGCGCATGTCATCTCAGCCCCGTACTGAGCAGCGCTTGCAGACTGCTGATTCTGGAGAACAGCAGGGCAGTAgcagtgagggagaggagagaggggctGGAGGGAGACGAGGAGCAG GGGGCACAGAGCCTGGAGCAGAAACTTCTAATGGTGACTCATTACTGGAGTGGCTTAACACTTTCAGACGCACTGGTAATGCTACTCGCAGTGGGCAGAGTGGCAACCAAACATGGCGTGCTGTCAGCCGGACCAACCCCAACAGTGGAGAATTCCGCTTTAGCCTGGAGATCAACATTAACCATGATCAGCCGGAGCCGGGGGAGCATAATGATGCTGCGGACACTGCAGAGCTGCCAGTGACTGCCCCGAACACAACTTCACCCTCTATACGCACTGCTTCCTCGTTCTCCAACCCTCGCCCTTCAACCACGCCAAGGCCCGTCCCGTACCCCACCCCCCGCCCAGCCCTCAGTAGGAGGATGCAGACTCGGCGTACACGCAGCAGCACTACCACTCTTTCTATGAGCCCCCCTGCACTTCCTGCACCAGTGGCCGCCCCAGCTGCTGCTCAGAGGAGAAGTGCTACTTTGCACTCTTTAGCACCACCTCCCACTGTCCCCAACCCTCCTCTCGATCAAACGACACCTTTGCAACATCAAGCCCTGAATGCAGAAGTAGAGCAGGGCAGTGATGATATATCTCCTTCTGTAGACTGTCCCCGTGTGTCACCGCAGTCTGGGTCTCAGGCCCCAGCAGTGGGACACGAATCCCGTGGCAGTAGGACTCGATCACGTGGTCGTGCACGCAGGGCTGCAGCAGGGGGTGGGGTGTCATCCCGCTTGTCAAGGCGCAGCCGTTCCCCCTTGCACAGAATACCTGTTGCCAGTACCACTTCACCATCAAGCATTGGTGTCAGTGGCTCTAGCATCCACACTGTTGAGCCAGGTAGTGGCACAAGctctgtttccatggagaccGGGGAGGCTGTGGCAGAACCTGCGGCTCTAACAGAGCCTGTTGTAGAGACAATAGAACGCGAAAGTGAATCGCATGTAGTAGGAGCAGGAAGTTCAGCGGTGCGACGGCACCCAACCATCATGTTGGACCTGCAGGTTAGAAGGATTCGACCTGGTGAAAACCGCGATCGGGACAGCATCGCCAGTAGAACGCGTTCTCGTGCCCGTGTTGCTGAGAATACTGTCACATTTGAAAGTGACAGTGGTGGATTTAGACGCACCATCTCCCGCTCTGAGCGAGCTGGGATTCGTACCTATGTGAGCACCATTCGGATTCCACTGAGGCGCATCAGTGAGACAGGCCTGGGGGAGCCCAACTCCACCGCCCTGCGGTCCATCTTGCGCCAGATCATGACCGGATTTGGGGAGCTGAGCTCCTTAATGGAGACAGAGGCTGATTCTGAAACTGTTGCACCTAGCCACACAGATGCAAGTGTTACAAATAGTAGCACCAGCCCAGCCAGTCGTCTACATACAAATGAGAGTGAAGCTGGCCAGGTTGGTACAGGTGGGGTAGATCAGGAGAGGGTGGGGCTGGTGGGAACTGAGGAGGACCAGGGTGGGCAGGCCAGGCTTGGAGGAGGTGTAGTGAGCACCACAGAGGGACGAGCCACCAGCAGAGACACCAACAACCTGGTAGAAAACGGTACTCTACCCATCCTGCGGCTGGCACACTTCTTCTTGCTCAACGACGAGGAGGATGATGAACACCCTAGGGGCCTGACCAAAGAGCAGATTGACAATCTATCCACGCGTACATATGGTCAGGCCAACCTGGAGGGGGAGATGGGTCGTGCGTGCAGTGTTTGCATCAATGAGTATGCCCAGGGCAACAAGCTGCGCCGCCTGCCCTGCGCCCATGAATTTCACATCCACTGCATCGACCGCTGGCTCTCTGAAAACAACACCTGCCCCATCTGCAGGCAGCCCATACTCGCTGTGCATCATGACTGA